The following are from one region of the Salvia hispanica cultivar TCC Black 2014 chromosome 1, UniMelb_Shisp_WGS_1.0, whole genome shotgun sequence genome:
- the LOC125201904 gene encoding tubulin-folding cofactor A: protein MATLRNLKIKTSTCKRIAKELHSYEKEVQTESAKTADMKAKGADPYDLKQQENVLAESRMMVPDCRKRLEAALSDLKGTLVELEESGQKEGSEIDDARSTITDVEQIFQSSDA, encoded by the exons ATGGCGACATTGAGGAACTTGAAGATAAAGACGTCGACCTGCAAGAGAATAGCCAAGGAGCTTCACTCTTATGAGAAAGAGGTCCAAACAGAGTCTGCTAAAACCGCCGATATGAAGGCTAAAGGCGCCGATCCATATGATCTCAAACAGCAG GAAAATGTGCTGGCTGAATCTAGGATGATGGTTCCTGACTGCCGAAAGCGTCTAGAGGCTGCTCTGAGTGATCTTAAAGGCACTTTG GTCGAACTGGAAGAGTCTGGGCAAAAGGAAGGTTCAGAAATTGATGATGCTCGGAGCACCATTACAGATGTTGAACAAATATTTCAATCTTCAGACGCTTAG
- the LOC125198993 gene encoding secreted RxLR effector protein 161-like, with amino-acid sequence MKKIPYASAIGSIMYAMISTRPDVAYALSMTDRFQQNPGEEHWKTVKTILKYLRRTKEYFLVYGGQPELSVTGYTDASFQTDHDDYKSQSGYVFILNGGAVSWNSSKQGTTADSTTEAEYIAASEAAKEAVALLEFVKELGVVPSASSAIPLYCDNTGAVAQAKEPRATNRNKHVPRRYHLIREIIERGDIKLERVPTDDNLADPFTKPLCIAKHNKHFESLGVKHVGRWL; translated from the coding sequence ATGAAGAAGATCCCATATGCTTCGGCTATAGGATCTATTATGTATGCCATGATATCTACTAGGCCAGATGTGGCCTATGCGCTTAGCATGACAGACAGATTTCAGCAAAATCCCGGTGAGGAACATTGGAAAACTGTTAAGACTATTCTTAAGTACCTTAGAAGGACTAAAGAATATTTCTTAGTCTATGGTGGACAACCAGAGTTATCAGTTACTGGGTATACTGATGCTAGTTTCCAAACAGACCATGACGACTATAAGTCTCAGTCTGGATATGTTTTTATCCTCAATGGTGGAGCAGTGAGTTGGAATAGTTCCAAACAAGGTACAACTGCCGATTCCACCACCGAAGCCGAGTATATTGCTGCATCTGAAGCTGCCAAAGAAGCTGTTGCTTTGTTAGAGTTCGTTAAGGAACTGGGTGTCGTTCCGAGTGCCAGTAGTGCAATACCTTTGTACTGTGACAACACTGGTGCTGTTGCGCAAGCAAAAGAACCCAGAGCTACGAACAGGAACAAGCATGTTCCTAGAAGATATCATCTGATCAgagaaataattgaaagaggcgacataaaattagaaagagtACCCACTGATGATAATTTAGCTGATCCTTTCACTAAACCGTTATGTATAGCAAAACACAACAAGCACTTTGAGAGCTTAGGTGTTAAGCATGTTGGTAGATGGCTTTGA